From the Theobroma cacao cultivar B97-61/B2 chromosome 2, Criollo_cocoa_genome_V2, whole genome shotgun sequence genome, one window contains:
- the LOC18609995 gene encoding annexin D5 isoform X2, which yields MSTVKIPPVAPSARDDAMQIYRAFKGIGCDSAAIINILAHRNAIQRSHIQQEYETMYTEELRKRLSSELNGHFKIGQLKRAYFTHIGTNLEDDIESEASGDHKKLLLAFISTSRYEGPEYDEIVVENDAKALHKAAKKFGLEEKTFIQIFSERSRAHLAAVSICYQKMYKKPLEKAIRDEAHKSFEYALKTILRCAESTAKFYAKALRKAMKGLGTADTALIRIVVTRAEIDMHHIKAEYRKKYGKTLNDAVHSETSGHYRTFLLSLLGANH from the exons ATGTCGACTGTGAAAATACCTCCGGTGGCACCTTCCGCCCGCGATGATGCCATGCAAATCTACCGTGCCTTCAAAG GAATAGGTTGTGATAGTGCAGCAATTATCAATATTCTAGCTCACAGGAATGCTATACAACGCTCTCACATCCAACAAGAATATGAAACCATGTACACTGAGGAACTTAGAAAACGTTTGTCGTCAGAGCTGAATGGCCATTTCAAG ATTGGACAACTCAAGCGAGCTTATTTTACACATATTGGTACTAATCTTGAAGATGACATTGAATCTGAAGCATCTGGTGATCATAAGAAG TTGTTGCTAGCCTTCATAAGTACATCCCGCTATGAAGGCCCAGAATATGATGAAATTGTGGTAGAGAACGATGCTAAAGCTCTGCATAAAGCTGCAAAGAAATTTGGACTGGAAGAAAAGACTTTCATACAGATTTTCAGTGAAAGAAGCAGGGCACACCTTGCTGCTGTTAGTATCTGCTACCAAAAGATGTACAAAAAACCCTTAGAGAAG GCAATAAGAGATGAAGCACATAAAAGTTTTGAATATGCCCTTAAAACCATATTAAGATGTGCTGAAAGTACTGCAAAGTTCTATGCTAAG GCATTGCGTAAGGCAATGAAAGGTCTAGGAACGGCTGACACTGCACTAATCAGGATTGTTGTTACAAGGGCCGAGATTGACATGCATCATATAAAGGCAGAATACCGTAAAAAGTATGGGAAAACTTTGAATGATGCGGTCCATTCTGAAACATCAGGCCATTACAGAACCTTTCTGCTATCTCTTTTAGGTGCCAATCATTAG
- the LOC18609995 gene encoding annexin D5 isoform X1: MSTVKIPPVAPSARDDAMQIYRAFKGIGCDSAAIINILAHRNAIQRSHIQQEYETMYTEELRKRLSSELNGHFKKAILLWMQEPGARDANIVKNALKGTVKDHKAVTEIICSRTSSQIGQLKRAYFTHIGTNLEDDIESEASGDHKKLLLAFISTSRYEGPEYDEIVVENDAKALHKAAKKFGLEEKTFIQIFSERSRAHLAAVSICYQKMYKKPLEKAIRDEAHKSFEYALKTILRCAESTAKFYAKALRKAMKGLGTADTALIRIVVTRAEIDMHHIKAEYRKKYGKTLNDAVHSETSGHYRTFLLSLLGANH, from the exons ATGTCGACTGTGAAAATACCTCCGGTGGCACCTTCCGCCCGCGATGATGCCATGCAAATCTACCGTGCCTTCAAAG GAATAGGTTGTGATAGTGCAGCAATTATCAATATTCTAGCTCACAGGAATGCTATACAACGCTCTCACATCCAACAAGAATATGAAACCATGTACACTGAGGAACTTAGAAAACGTTTGTCGTCAGAGCTGAATGGCCATTTCAAG AAAGCAATATTGCTGTGGATGCAAGAGCCAGGGGCACGCGATGCTAACATTGTGAAGAATGCCTTAAAAGGAACTGTAAAAGATCACAAAGCTGTTACCGAAATAATATGTTCTCGTACTTCATCCCAGATTGGACAACTCAAGCGAGCTTATTTTACACATATTGGTACTAATCTTGAAGATGACATTGAATCTGAAGCATCTGGTGATCATAAGAAG TTGTTGCTAGCCTTCATAAGTACATCCCGCTATGAAGGCCCAGAATATGATGAAATTGTGGTAGAGAACGATGCTAAAGCTCTGCATAAAGCTGCAAAGAAATTTGGACTGGAAGAAAAGACTTTCATACAGATTTTCAGTGAAAGAAGCAGGGCACACCTTGCTGCTGTTAGTATCTGCTACCAAAAGATGTACAAAAAACCCTTAGAGAAG GCAATAAGAGATGAAGCACATAAAAGTTTTGAATATGCCCTTAAAACCATATTAAGATGTGCTGAAAGTACTGCAAAGTTCTATGCTAAG GCATTGCGTAAGGCAATGAAAGGTCTAGGAACGGCTGACACTGCACTAATCAGGATTGTTGTTACAAGGGCCGAGATTGACATGCATCATATAAAGGCAGAATACCGTAAAAAGTATGGGAAAACTTTGAATGATGCGGTCCATTCTGAAACATCAGGCCATTACAGAACCTTTCTGCTATCTCTTTTAGGTGCCAATCATTAG
- the LOC18609996 gene encoding purple acid phosphatase 17 encodes MVTMASMASHFRTRAVDLRCLAVVFCAVLVPSFAELQRFEHPIKSDGSLSFLVVGDWGRKGLYNQSEVAFQMGRIGERLDIDFVISTGDNFYDNGLKGVYDPAFRESFTKVYTAKSLQKQWYSVLGNHDYRGDAVAQLSPILRKIDKRWLCLRSFILDTEIVEFIFVDTTPFVDSYFVEPDHVYDWRGVEPRRTYVSHLLEDVELALRKSTAKWKIVVGHHAIRSVGHHGDTPELIKYLLPILKANNVDLYINGHDHCLEHITSLDSSIQYLTSGGGSKAWRGDIEHRDNDVLKFVYDGQGFMSMKMTQASAAFAFYDVVGKVLHKWKIPKQLHSAV; translated from the exons ATGGTGACAATGGCATCCATGGCTTCCCATTTCAGAACAAGAGCTGTGGACCTACGTTGTTTAGCGGTTGTGTTTTGTGCAGTCTTGGTTCCAAGTTTTGCGGAGCTTCAAAGGTTTGAACACCCCATAAAAAGTGATGGGTCGCTTAGCTTTTTGGTTGTTGGCGACTGGGGCAGGAAAGGGCTTTACAATCAATCTGAAGTTGCTTTTCAG ATGGGAAGGATTGGAGAAAGACTAGATATAGACTTTGTCATCTCAACGGGTGACAATTTCTATGATAATGGGTTAAAAGGTGTATATGATCCAGCATTTAGAGAATCCTTCACAAAAGTTTACACCGCCAAAAGCTTGCAAAAGCAATGGTATAGTG TTTTGGGAAATCACGATTATAGAGGTGATGCAGTGGCACAGCTGAGCCCTATTCTACGAAAGATTGATAAACGATGGCTTTGTCTAAGATCCTTCATCCTTGACACAG AAATAGTAGAATTCATCTTTGTTGACACCACTCCATTCGTGGATAGCTACTTCGTAGAGCCAGACCATGTTTATGATTGGAGAGGGGTAGAACCTCGAAGAACTTACGTTTCTCATCTTCTCGAG GATGTGGAATTAGCATTGAGAAAGTCAACTGCAAAGTGGAAAATTGTTGTCGGTCACCATGCAATTAGAAGTGTTGGGCATCATGGCGACACTCCCGAGCTTATAAAGTATCTACTTCCAATACTTAAG GCCAACAATGTTGATCTTTACATAAATGGGCATGACCACTGTTTGGAACACATTACAAGCCTTGATAG TTCGATTCAGTATTTAACAAGTGGAGGAGGCTCAAAAGCATGGAGGGGTGACATTGAACACCGTGATAATGATGTTTTAAAGTTCGTCTATGACGGCCAAGGTTTCATGTCTATGAAGATGACTCAAGCAAGTGCTGCGTTTGCCTTCTATGACGTTGTTGGCAAGGTTTTGCACAAATGGAAGATTCCTAAACAGCTGCATTCTGCAGTATGA